Below is a genomic region from Pseudomonas berkeleyensis.
TGGCTTGTATTGGGTGTGAATTTCGTGGCGTTGTAGCTTAGAGCTGAGCTGGGGTTGGCCATGCGTTTTATGGCGTAGTCAACGGATTGTCCAAGGTGATGGGCAAAGGAGATGGCCACGTCACGTGGGTCACGCACGATATAGATACTGGAGTGGGTCAGCTCCGGAGGGAAAAGTGGCAGCCCTTCTGAATTACGTACCCAAGCATCGTGAACCTTGTGCAGGCTTATGCCCTTGACTAGGCGACTGTAGGTGGTCATGGCCACAGGTCGTGCTGACAATATCTCTTCCTGTGTTAGATCTGCCGTAGCGATGCCGAGCAAGTCATCCAGAAAATAGCGAGACGAGGGTTGTGTGACGATATCCAACTTATTGATATCTATGGGGCGGCCATCTTGTTTGACACTGCTCAGAAAGGCCCTTACCCAGGTATTGCCGGATTTGGGATAAGACGCCAGCCAGATAAAAGCACTCATGATGCGGCTACATGCTCAATCAGTTCGATAGTGCTATCTAGCTGCGAGAGGTCATCTGGGCGTTGCAGAACCATTACTGGAACCTTGCTGATCAATTGCCCCAGCTGCTTGAAGTAGGTCTGTTCTGCGCCAAGCAGTCGTGACAAGCGTTGTCGATAAATATGTGTGCGAAGTTGGGCGAGCGCGCTGATTTTGTCTAGCGGTAATAGTTCGGCAGAAGCAATGTATTTTCTAGGGGCCAGGATAATAATGGTTTGTAGTCGGGTGGGAAGATTGTTGAAGTCTAAATTTGCTGGGTAGTGGAATTTCTGCAGGCCAGTCCTTGCCTTGCTGAGATTGTTGGTCTGAATGGTCAGCGCATCAGCAGCATCTTGCCATAACTTTATGCTTGGAAAGCCGGGCTGTACTTCAGTTCTGAGTGGATCTATGACACTAATGTCGTCGCATAGAAGCTGGTGGCCGCGTTTGATCAGTGCTGTGGCGGTGGTTGATTTCCCTGCGCCAGACTGTCCTACCAGGGTAATCGCAGCATTGCCTATCCTGACGGAAGCACCATGTAAGGGTAATGCACGTCTTTGATGGCAAATCAATCCTAGAGCTGGGCCCAGTAGGAAAGTCATGATCTCTCCCTGTGTGGTTTCATTGCCTGCTTCTATGATTATATGTTGTCCTGCTGATACCAGAATTGACAATCTGCTGCTTATGCGTATGAGCGCTTTTTCATTGGAGTAAAGAGTCAAGAATGGGCTGGAAAATAAGACTGGCTGATCGATGGAGGGGATGGCTGCATGCGTAACATGAATATCAGGTATGAGTTGGGGCGAGTTAAGTATGCCCAGCAGGGGGAGGGGGCTATCTGAGCGTAGGTGCCATCCACATAGGGAATAATCAAACATGGCGTATCTTGCAATCCCTTGTTGTACTTGATGTTGTTAAACAAGTGTGCGAGACACGCTTATTCGTGGATTTCTATCAAGTGATTCTCTGCCAGCATGGTAAGGACTTTGCAAACGTCCGCCTGTATGGTTTTCAGGTCAGCATCGTAGTCATTGGCCAAGGCGCTGCATAAGTCTAATAATAGTGGCTGGCTGTCGAGTCGATTCCAGATGTCCGTACTTATATCGTCGAAGGCAAAGTATTTGCCGGAATCAACCCCCAGTAGGACGATCTTGCCATCTATTTCTGATGCGAGCTGATCCAGTCGCTTGCTGATCCGTGCATTGAGTGAAAGCATGCTCGTATTCCCATCCTTAAAATACTTTACAAGGTTATGATTTATATTGCGCTTTGGGGCATATATTGCTGGTACTTGCACCAGTATAAAGTTCTATTTTCAACATGCAATCGCATGGACTCCAATAATGTTGGGCGCTCCGTTACGCCAGCTGTTTCACAACGGCGCGGTTCTACTCTGGTGCCAGCGAACCGGCCATTGGTGACCCTAGAACAGTAGTGGTGGGGGATTGGCGTAGCTTGAGCTACAGAGCGATTGGTGAGGCTGCCTGTTCCTGGCATCGGCAGCGCAAGCGCTGGTCTACGCTTCTACGTAGTTATACGCAATGGCTTCTGGGTAGTTCTGCGAATTCCGCCGGTTGGCGCATATCCGGATAGTGGTCAGGCTCCCTCGGAGTACCCACAAGAACAATGATCGCCGTCGCCCAAGAGGCTTCGGTAGGAGAGCTGCAATGACCCGAATTGCCGGCCATGCCGTCTGGTTCGCCGTCGCGTTGCTGGGCGCCTTCGCCCTCGGCACCGTTGCGTTGAGCCGTGGTGAATCCATCAATGCCTTATGGATCGTGGTTGCCGCCGTAGCGATCTACCTGGTCGCTTACCGCTACTACAGCCTGTTCATCGCCAACAAGGTGATGGGGCTGGATCCCTCCCGCGCTACACCCGCTGTCGTCAACAACGACGGTCTCGATTACGTCCCCACCAACAAGCACATCCTCTTTGGTCACCACTTCGCCGCCATCGCTGGCGCAGGTCCGCTGGTGGGCCCGGTGCTGGCTGCGCAGATGGGCTATCTGCCCGGTACGCTGTGGCTGATCGCCGGCGTGGTGCTGGCTGGTGCGGTGCAGGACTTCATGGTGCTGTTCCTGTCTACGCGTCGCAACGGTCGCTCGCTGGGCGACATGGTGCGCGAGGAAATGGGCCGGATTCCCGGCACCATCGCGCTGTTCGGTTGCTTCCTGATCATGATCATCATCCTTGCGGTGCTCTCGTTGATCGTGGTCAAGGCCCTGGCCGAAAGCCCGTGGGGCATGTTCACGGTGATGGCGACCATTCCCATCGCAGTGTTCATGGGTGTGTACATGCGCTACATCCGCCCGGGCCGTATCGGTGAAATTTCGCTGATCGGCGTGGTGCTGCTGCTTGGTTCGATCTGGCTCGGTGGCGTGGTCGCGGCCGATCCGTACTGGGGCCCGGCCTTCACCTTCACCGGCGTACAGATCACCTGGATGCTGATCGGCTATGGCTTCGTCGCCGCCGTGCTGCCTGTGTGGCTGATCCTGGCGCCGCGAGATTACCTGTCGACCTTCCTCAAGATCGGCACCATCCTGGCCCTGGCGGTCGGTATCCTGATCACCATGCCGGAACTGAAGATGCCGGCACTGACCCAGTTCATCGACGGTACCGGCCCGGTATGGAAGGGCGGCCTGTTCCCCTTCCTGTTCATCACCATCGCCTGCGGTGCGGTATCGGGCTTCCATGCACTGATCAGTTCTGGCACCACGCCCAAGCTGCTGGCCAACGAAGCCCACGCGCGCTACATCGGTTATGGCGGCATGCTGATGGAGTCCTTCGTCGCCATCATGGCCATGGTCGCCGCGTCGGTGATCGAGCCGGGCATCTACTTCGCCATGAACAGCCCAGCCGCACTGGTCGGTAGCGACGTGCAATCGGTAGCCGCCACTGTCAGCAGCTGGGGTTTCATGATCACCCCCGAGCAGCTCGAGGCCACGGCTCGTGACATCGGCGAGCACAGCATCCTGGCCCGCGCCGGTGGTGCGCCGACGCTGGCCGTGGGCATCGCGCAGATCCTGCACAGCGTGCTGCCGGGTGAGAACACCATGGCCTTCTGGTACCACTTCGCGATCCTCTTCGAAGCACTGTTCATCCTCACCGCGGTGGACGCCGGTACCCGTGCCGGGCGTTTCATGCTGCAGGATCTGCTGGGCAATTTCGTGCCGGCGCTGAAGAAGACCGAGTCCTGGGCTGCCAACATGATCGCCACCGGTGGTTGCGTTGCGCTGTGGGGCTGGTTGCTGTATCAGGGCGTGGTCGATCCGCTGGGCGGCATCAACACCCTGTGGCCGCTGTTCGGTATCTCCAACCAGATGCTGGCGGGTATCGCGCTGATGCTCGGTTGCGTGGTGCTGATCAAGATGAAGCGTCAGCGCTACGTCTGGGTCACCCTGGTGCCGGCCGTATGGTTGCTGATCTGTACCACCACGGCTGGTCTGATCAAACTGTTCGACTCGAACCCGGCGGTTGGCTTCCTGGCGCTGGCCGACAAGTACAGTGCGGCGATTGCCAAGGGTGAGGTGATCGCTCCGGCCAAGGACATGGCGCAGA
It encodes:
- a CDS encoding PqqD family protein, with the translated sequence MLSLNARISKRLDQLASEIDGKIVLLGVDSGKYFAFDDISTDIWNRLDSQPLLLDLCSALANDYDADLKTIQADVCKVLTMLAENHLIEIHE
- a CDS encoding sulfotransferase domain-containing protein — encoded protein: MSAFIWLASYPKSGNTWVRAFLSSVKQDGRPIDINKLDIVTQPSSRYFLDDLLGIATADLTQEEILSARPVAMTTYSRLVKGISLHKVHDAWVRNSEGLPLFPPELTHSSIYIVRDPRDVAISFAHHLGQSVDYAIKRMANPSSALSYNATKFTPNTSQPLLTWSQHVESWLDQAHPSPLLVRYEDMLADPVQQGARIAHHAGLDKTIEIYEQAALNTRFSELKKQETQNGFKETMAPGRHFFRSGKAGGWKEVLTPAQVAQIEHDHGQVMRRLGYL
- a CDS encoding carbon starvation CstA family protein, whose amino-acid sequence is MTRIAGHAVWFAVALLGAFALGTVALSRGESINALWIVVAAVAIYLVAYRYYSLFIANKVMGLDPSRATPAVVNNDGLDYVPTNKHILFGHHFAAIAGAGPLVGPVLAAQMGYLPGTLWLIAGVVLAGAVQDFMVLFLSTRRNGRSLGDMVREEMGRIPGTIALFGCFLIMIIILAVLSLIVVKALAESPWGMFTVMATIPIAVFMGVYMRYIRPGRIGEISLIGVVLLLGSIWLGGVVAADPYWGPAFTFTGVQITWMLIGYGFVAAVLPVWLILAPRDYLSTFLKIGTILALAVGILITMPELKMPALTQFIDGTGPVWKGGLFPFLFITIACGAVSGFHALISSGTTPKLLANEAHARYIGYGGMLMESFVAIMAMVAASVIEPGIYFAMNSPAALVGSDVQSVAATVSSWGFMITPEQLEATARDIGEHSILARAGGAPTLAVGIAQILHSVLPGENTMAFWYHFAILFEALFILTAVDAGTRAGRFMLQDLLGNFVPALKKTESWAANMIATGGCVALWGWLLYQGVVDPLGGINTLWPLFGISNQMLAGIALMLGCVVLIKMKRQRYVWVTLVPAVWLLICTTTAGLIKLFDSNPAVGFLALADKYSAAIAKGEVIAPAKDMAQMHHVLFNAYTNATLTILFLFVVMSILFYAIKVGRAALAKPERTDREAPYQSAAELS
- a CDS encoding phosphoenolpyruvate carboxykinase (ATP) — its product is MFDYSLCGWHLRSDSPLPLLGILNSPQLIPDIHVTHAAIPSIDQPVLFSSPFLTLYSNEKALIRISSRLSILVSAGQHIIIEAGNETTQGEIMTFLLGPALGLICHQRRALPLHGASVRIGNAAITLVGQSGAGKSTTATALIKRGHQLLCDDISVIDPLRTEVQPGFPSIKLWQDAADALTIQTNNLSKARTGLQKFHYPANLDFNNLPTRLQTIIILAPRKYIASAELLPLDKISALAQLRTHIYRQRLSRLLGAEQTYFKQLGQLISKVPVMVLQRPDDLSQLDSTIELIEHVAAS